One Salvia splendens isolate huo1 chromosome 12, SspV2, whole genome shotgun sequence genomic window carries:
- the LOC121757689 gene encoding uncharacterized protein LOC121757689 has translation MVQNRNFGEPVPEKADPHFSGPGVDVEIEEIRKETGESSEGDISHKEKQEKPFPYRGEPKKKKEDPADFMEIFGKLEINLPFLQALKLPIFSKFIKKFIAGKTKPSGKIVIGETVSTVIQKRRMPSKRTDPGMFTLPISIGNIKVEHAMCDLGASINVLPFSLYKKLEGVRMVDTKVVIQLDDRLCISPEGVLENVIVKVHDFLYPVDFHVIKMNEYQSAESSEMLLGRPFLRTAKTIIDVFDGTISLDYHGEKFNFNIDEAMKKPLDIENMHAVDVINPLVQEFLETELMQEQVENSELSHSIDKEVANSCEAINTPGMKDEELAEAILEFCKGPESARSKGSAYAANVENLPGPEVLIIKEAKKNPLPQETSSTKKELKTLPPGLRYAYLEENEMFPVIVNNNLTREQEAELLEVLRRNKKAIGWTLSDLVGISPDLCMHHIRLEEGAKPHRNPHRKLNPNIRKEVLTQAAVFGYHILHSQQ, from the coding sequence ATGGTCCAGAACAGAAACTTTGGAGAACCAGTACCTGAAAAAGCTGACCCGCACTTCTCAGGCCCAGGAGTTGATGTGGAGATAGAAGAAATCAGGAAAGAGACAGGAGAGTCTTCCGAGGGAGATATCAGCCACAAGGAGAAGCAAGAAAAACCCTTTCCGTACAGAGGGGAACCTAAGAAGAAAAAGGAGGATCCAGCGGACTTCATggaaatttttgggaagctggaaatTAACCTGCCGTTTCTCCAAGCTCTAAAGCTGCCCATCTTCAGCAAGTTTATCAAGAAGTTTATTGCCGGGAAGACCAAACCAAGCGGTAAAATAGTGATTGGAGAAACCGTGTCAACTGTGATTCAGAAGAGAAGAATGCCCTCCAAGCgtactgacccaggtatgttcactctcccCATTTCAATTGGGAACATTAAagtcgagcatgctatgtgcgaCCTAGGTGcatcaataaatgttttaccgttTTCCCTCTATAAGAAACTGGAAGGAGTAAGAATGGTCGATACGAAAGTGGTAATTCAATTAGATGATAGGTTGTGCATCAGTCCCGAGGGCGTGTTAGAGAATGTAATAGTcaaggtgcatgattttctaTACCCCGttgatttccatgttattaagaTGAATGAGTACcagtctgctgagtctagcgaaATGcttttaggaagaccatttttacGCACCGCTAAGacaatcattgatgtttttgatggaactatTTCCTTAGATTATCATGGAGAGAAGTTTAATTTTAACATtgatgaggccatgaaaaagccacTGGATATAGAAAATATGCATGCTGTAGATGtaattaaccccctggtccaagaatttcttgagacAGAATTGATGCAGGAACAGGTGGAAAATTCGGAGTTGAGTCACTCCATTGACAAGGAGGTGGCCAATTCGTGCGAGGCAATAAACACACCGGGAATGAAAGATGAAGAgttagcagaagcaattctAGAATTCTGCAAAGGTCCTGAATCTGCCAGGTCTAAGGGATCAGCCTACGCAGCTAACGTGGAAAATTTGCCCGGGCCAGAAGTATTAATCATCAAGGAGGCGAAGAAGAATCCATTACCTCAGGAGACAAGTTCAACAAAGAAGGAACTGAAGACATTGCCCCCAGGCCTAAGGTATGCTTATTTGGAGGAAAACGAGATGTTCCCGGTGATCGTTAACAATAACCTAACCAGGGAGCAAGAAGCGGAATTACTGGAAGTCCTCAGGAGGAACAAGAAGGCCATAGGATGGACTCTGTCAGACCTGGTGGGAATCAGTCCTGACCtatgcatgcaccatattcgtttggaggaaggagcgaaacccCACCGAAACCCACATAGAAAGTTGAACCCAAACATAAGAAAAGAAGTCTTGACTCAAGCTGCTGTCTTTGGTTATCATATACTCCATTCCCAACAGTAA